The genomic stretch GGAAAATAAAAAAAACCCGTCCCTTGTACAAGGGACGAGTTGTGGCCGCGGTACCACCCTTATTTCAGACAGACTGATGCTGTCGTCAGCTTCATTGACATAACGGAATCAGATTCCGGTTCACCTTTACGCGCAGTGTACGCGGTCCCGGCGACAACTCAAGAGGTGAAGCCAATTTCCGGCTGCGTTAAAAATGCTCTCAGTCAGCGGCATTTTCTCCCTGGAAAGCAGTTGATCAGAAATTGAGGTCCTCTGTCACGGTTTTTGAAATATTATGTTCTATTATAGAGAAATCCAACGCTTGGCGCAACACTATCCTCGCAAGTGATACACGAGGATGGCAGCCGCAACCGCAACGTTTAGTGATTCAGCCTGTCCGTAAAGCGGCACGTACAGGTTCAAATCCGTTTTTTCCAGCAATGCAGCATCTACCCCTGCACCTTCATTTCCTACAATGAGCGCAAAGGATTCAGACTGAGGAATCTCCTGGTAAGGCGCTCCGTTTTGCAGCGCCGTGCCGTATACTTTTACGCCCTCTGCCTTCAATTCGTCCACATATGAAGGCAGGTTTCTTCTCACAACAGGAATATGGAAGTGAGATCCTTGAGCAGATCGCAGTGTTTTTCCGTTAAAGGCGTCCGCCGTGCCGTCACCGAGTACAACCGCATCCAAACCGGCCGCATCAGCCGTTCGAATCATTGTGCCAAGGTTTCCCGGATCTTGAACAGCGTCAATCAGCAGCACCTTGCGTGCCGTTGCCAGCTTTTCTTCAGGCATATGGCACACAGCGGCAATCTGCTGCGGCGTTTCGGTTTCAGTCACAGCTGAAAACGCATCTTCACTCAGCATATAGCACTGGATACCAGTCTCAAGATCTGAAGGAATCCTCGTTTCATCCTTTACAAGGATTTCTTTCACAATGCCCGGGCTTTTCAACGCCTCTTCAACGAGGTGTTCTCCCTCTATCAGAAATGTATTTGTTTTTGTTCGTTCTTTTTTTGTGTGAAGCTTTTTCCAATCCTTCACTTTTTGGTTTTTTGCCGATTCTATTTGTTTCACTGTCTATGTGGCGCTCCTTTTTTTAACATGATGTTATTATATCGCAAGAACAGCACATAATAAACCAGGTGCAGGGTTAGAATATACGTATTACATTTTAGAAAAAGGAGCGTTTTACATGGATCTTAATTTACGTCATGCCGTCATTGCCAATGTCACCGGCAATAATCAGGAGCAGCTTGAGCATACAATCGTAGATGCGATTCAAAGCGGTGAAGAAAAAATGCTTCCAGGGCTCGGCGTTTTATTCGAAGTCATTTGGCAGCACGCATCCGAAAGTGAGAAAAACGAAATGCTGAAAACGCTTGAAGGCGGATTAAAACCCGCCGAATAAGACATGAAACCGGGTGACAGCGCCCGGTTTTTTTCTTATATAATAAAAACATGATGAGGGGGAACGCCATGTTTTTACAGCCG from Bacillus subtilis subsp. subtilis str. 168 encodes the following:
- a CDS encoding hypothetical protein (Evidence 5: Unknown function), with protein sequence MWPRYHPYFRQTDAVVSFIDITESDSGSPLRAVYAVPATTQEVKPISGCVKNALSQRHFLPGKQLIRN
- the rlmBB gene encoding ribosomal RNA methylase (Evidence 2b: Function from indirect experimental evidences (e.g. phenotypes); PubMedId: 17114254, 24809820, 27435445; Product type e: enzyme), coding for MKQIESAKNQKVKDWKKLHTKKERTKTNTFLIEGEHLVEEALKSPGIVKEILVKDETRIPSDLETGIQCYMLSEDAFSAVTETETPQQIAAVCHMPEEKLATARKVLLIDAVQDPGNLGTMIRTADAAGLDAVVLGDGTADAFNGKTLRSAQGSHFHIPVVRRNLPSYVDELKAEGVKVYGTALQNGAPYQEIPQSESFALIVGNEGAGVDAALLEKTDLNLYVPLYGQAESLNVAVAAAILVYHLRG
- the sspI gene encoding small acid-soluble spore protein (Evidence 1a: Function from experimental evidences in the studied strain; PubMedId: 8171126, 10806362, 22720735; Product type f: factor); the encoded protein is MDLNLRHAVIANVTGNNQEQLEHTIVDAIQSGEEKMLPGLGVLFEVIWQHASESEKNEMLKTLEGGLKPAE